In one Bdellovibrionota bacterium genomic region, the following are encoded:
- a CDS encoding AAA family ATPase, translating into MEPRRITSLVEGDLKKKMVLVAGPRQCGKTTMAESILKNWSGAYYTWDLDAHRKILRHSQMDAASKLWVFDELHKFRNWRNWLKGQFDVHRSKHAFLVTGSARLDVYSRGGDSLQGRYFFYRLHPFTLSELLKTKLPKTLEDMVQMSTDPGGRGQKTLADLLALGGFPEPFFSGSEETAARWRLGHGTRLIREEIRDLENLRDLDRLELLYDRLPAVVGSVLSINSLKEDLEVAFETARHWLEIFDRLYASFRLPPLGAPRIKAVKKERKLYLWDWPRVESEGARFENLVAFHLLRLVHWCEDVRGEKMELRYFRDTLGREVDFVLVRKGKPWMAVEVKHREQSLDPNLKYLLERVAIPYAFQISLHGSNDWRPADICGCQIRILPAARFLANLP; encoded by the coding sequence ATGGAGCCGAGGCGAATCACATCTCTGGTGGAGGGAGATCTCAAGAAAAAGATGGTACTTGTGGCCGGGCCGAGGCAGTGCGGCAAGACCACGATGGCCGAGTCCATTCTCAAGAATTGGAGCGGGGCCTATTACACCTGGGATCTGGATGCCCATCGCAAGATTCTCCGCCATTCCCAAATGGACGCAGCATCCAAGCTCTGGGTCTTCGACGAACTTCATAAATTTCGGAATTGGAGAAACTGGCTCAAGGGGCAGTTCGACGTTCACCGTTCCAAGCACGCCTTCCTCGTTACAGGAAGCGCACGCCTGGATGTATATAGCCGGGGCGGGGACTCGCTCCAGGGGCGTTACTTTTTCTACCGGCTTCATCCGTTTACGCTCTCCGAATTGCTCAAGACGAAGCTCCCCAAGACGCTGGAAGATATGGTGCAAATGTCTACCGATCCGGGAGGCAGAGGCCAAAAAACGCTCGCCGACCTTTTGGCGCTCGGCGGTTTCCCGGAACCTTTCTTTTCGGGGAGCGAGGAAACGGCCGCACGGTGGCGGCTCGGCCACGGTACGCGACTGATTCGCGAAGAAATCCGTGATCTCGAAAACCTTCGGGATCTGGATCGGTTGGAATTGCTCTACGATCGTTTGCCCGCCGTGGTCGGATCGGTCCTTTCGATTAACAGCCTGAAGGAGGATCTAGAGGTGGCCTTTGAGACCGCGCGCCACTGGCTGGAAATCTTCGACCGCCTCTACGCCTCGTTTCGTCTTCCGCCGCTGGGGGCGCCGAGAATCAAAGCGGTCAAAAAGGAACGAAAACTTTACCTTTGGGACTGGCCGCGCGTGGAATCCGAAGGGGCCCGTTTTGAAAACCTGGTTGCGTTTCACCTGCTGAGGCTGGTTCACTGGTGCGAGGACGTGCGGGGGGAAAAAATGGAGCTTCGGTACTTCCGGGATACGTTGGGCCGTGAAGTCGATTTTGTTCTCGTTCGAAAGGGAAAGCCGTGGATGGCCGTTGAAGTGAAGCATCGCGAACAGTCGCTCGATCCGAACCTCAAATATCTCCTGGAGCGGGTCGCGATCCCGTATGCTTTTCAAATCAGCCTGCACGGATCCAATGATTGGCGGCCGGCGGATATTTGCGGCTGTCAAATTCGAATTCTCCCTGCCGCCCGATTTCTTGCGAATTTGCCCTGA
- a CDS encoding O-antigen ligase family protein has product MLGTGLFLLWVSATICLGGVAAPFERIYPLLASLLTLVVLIIAASHEHRNAPEKPPFLTFLVGLWLGIVLLGVFQCVSLPSSLLRILSPLAHHLTFAQLNILEIRPRPNGYPVSLDTPSTLGALLDLLTFSLVLTASCVLMRLPEVRRRLANWICAFAAAVAFFGLVHRFSGSQKMFWFLERGWTFFGPYVNANHAGALFCASAALGVGLLSLATSKSYRISLVLCVSLLSLGLFFTGSRAAVAALGGTLLVHFAINQPREGVRWARGFYVGFALSVATLTALIWKAPSFARLTSTPEKLIAGTELRIEFWKTAARLWLHSPLAGVGFGAFSRVSSIGAANTSWVHAEHVENDYLEALASGGLIGFACLTALLFFLICSMVGTVRAKKPGSVNPAFALGTSALLLNSMFVFNAPLPAHQILLAVLVGGTLATRRYDLAGIRWFRFALAAICVAGIAAGAYRILPGMPKGRESVAAIAPSSVASLTLTDRYALAHLQIAEAESILESDPIDANALFTLAQAEAWLGHPDRAKIGYTAAVSLAPWLLFPRVESLRAMIPVLPSSESLPLITTMAENPGPLPSSVVARFRLEAALLSFRQGDKSKTSDHLNVAEGLTPGDWHVALFRAILEPKPAEQIEKSWAEAQKRAIDGEDWDRDFFRILPIVSDRIDLSQAVNRIGARRRDVGTFLLRLKEAGFRRTPMTIRLDDNLPSPRLRPNSPITASNTTWITPAGSLETPEILDVQVRRVQTTLDAYLLPVHIELKPSSISFRIQVKSFRPLSRQMIVQAGERLFLTPKEARNLGDGMWEVAFPFVRNSLPVSTHPSPPVITGVGFTPLEKDGRYAIGPIEVFVDPAR; this is encoded by the coding sequence GTGTTGGGAACAGGCCTATTTCTCCTATGGGTTTCGGCCACAATCTGCTTGGGAGGTGTCGCGGCCCCCTTCGAGCGAATCTATCCGCTCCTGGCGTCCCTGCTTACTCTGGTTGTCCTTATTATTGCGGCTTCCCACGAACATCGAAATGCGCCCGAGAAACCTCCCTTCCTGACCTTCCTCGTCGGGTTATGGCTTGGGATCGTTCTGCTCGGCGTTTTCCAGTGTGTCTCGCTTCCTTCCTCATTGCTCAGGATCTTATCTCCGCTGGCTCACCACCTTACTTTCGCTCAATTAAATATTTTGGAAATACGTCCTCGCCCCAACGGCTACCCGGTCTCGCTCGATACCCCTTCAACTCTGGGAGCCCTTCTGGACCTTCTCACGTTCTCGCTCGTGCTCACGGCGTCTTGCGTCTTGATGCGCCTCCCCGAGGTTCGGCGGCGCCTGGCAAATTGGATCTGTGCGTTCGCCGCCGCCGTTGCATTCTTTGGTTTGGTGCATCGTTTCTCCGGATCCCAGAAGATGTTCTGGTTCTTGGAACGTGGCTGGACCTTTTTCGGACCGTACGTCAACGCGAACCACGCCGGAGCGTTATTCTGCGCGTCCGCCGCGTTGGGCGTCGGCTTGTTGTCTCTGGCGACGTCCAAGAGCTATCGGATTTCTCTCGTCCTATGTGTTTCGTTGTTGTCTCTCGGCCTTTTTTTCACAGGCTCGCGGGCGGCGGTCGCGGCATTGGGCGGAACTCTTCTTGTTCATTTCGCCATAAACCAGCCGCGGGAAGGAGTGCGATGGGCCAGGGGTTTTTACGTCGGGTTCGCCCTGTCGGTCGCCACACTCACGGCGCTGATCTGGAAAGCTCCTTCGTTTGCCCGTCTCACCTCGACACCGGAAAAACTTATAGCGGGCACCGAACTTCGAATCGAATTCTGGAAAACGGCCGCGCGCCTTTGGCTTCACTCTCCGCTGGCCGGCGTCGGTTTCGGCGCGTTTTCCCGTGTCTCCTCCATCGGGGCCGCGAATACCAGTTGGGTGCACGCGGAACACGTGGAAAACGATTATCTGGAAGCTCTCGCTTCCGGGGGCTTGATCGGCTTCGCGTGTCTGACCGCGCTTCTTTTCTTCTTGATCTGCTCCATGGTTGGAACGGTCCGCGCCAAAAAGCCGGGATCCGTGAATCCGGCTTTTGCTCTGGGGACGTCGGCCCTTCTTCTGAATTCAATGTTTGTTTTCAACGCTCCGCTCCCGGCCCATCAAATCCTCCTCGCCGTGCTCGTCGGCGGAACCCTCGCTACACGCCGTTATGATCTTGCGGGGATTCGCTGGTTCCGGTTCGCTCTCGCCGCAATTTGCGTCGCCGGCATAGCGGCAGGCGCATACCGAATCCTTCCGGGCATGCCCAAGGGGAGAGAGTCGGTCGCGGCCATCGCGCCCTCATCGGTGGCGTCTCTCACGCTGACCGACCGCTATGCGTTGGCGCACCTGCAAATCGCAGAGGCGGAGTCGATCCTTGAGTCCGACCCGATCGATGCCAATGCCCTGTTCACCTTGGCCCAGGCTGAAGCTTGGTTGGGCCATCCGGACCGGGCTAAGATCGGCTATACGGCCGCCGTGTCGCTGGCTCCCTGGCTTCTTTTCCCCCGAGTCGAATCGTTGCGCGCGATGATACCCGTACTGCCGAGTTCGGAATCACTTCCGTTGATCACGACCATGGCCGAAAACCCCGGCCCTCTCCCATCGTCCGTGGTCGCCAGGTTTCGTTTGGAAGCGGCGCTTCTTTCCTTCAGGCAGGGAGACAAGAGCAAGACATCGGACCATTTAAACGTGGCGGAGGGCCTTACTCCCGGAGATTGGCATGTCGCGCTCTTTCGGGCCATCCTCGAACCCAAGCCTGCCGAACAGATCGAAAAGTCTTGGGCGGAAGCGCAAAAACGGGCGATTGACGGGGAAGATTGGGACCGGGATTTTTTCCGAATTCTCCCGATCGTTTCGGATCGAATCGATCTTTCTCAAGCGGTCAACCGAATCGGTGCGCGGCGAAGGGATGTCGGGACTTTCTTACTACGGCTCAAGGAAGCCGGATTTCGCCGTACTCCCATGACCATCCGGCTCGACGACAACCTACCCTCTCCGCGTTTGAGGCCGAACAGTCCGATCACGGCGTCGAACACCACCTGGATTACACCCGCGGGAAGCCTGGAGACTCCTGAGATTCTCGACGTCCAGGTTCGGCGAGTGCAAACGACCTTGGATGCATATTTGTTGCCGGTTCACATTGAACTCAAGCCAAGTTCAATTTCGTTTCGTATCCAGGTGAAATCCTTCCGACCGCTCTCAAGACAGATGATTGTCCAAGCGGGCGAACGCCTGTTCTTGACGCCGAAGGAAGCTCGTAACCTTGGCGATGGCATGTGGGAGGTTGCTTTTCCATTCGTACGAAATTCGTTGCCGGTTTCAACGCATCCCTCGCCCCCCGTCATCACCGGCGTGGGGTTCACCCCTCTCGAGAAGGACGGCCGCTATGCAATTGGACCGATTGAAGTTTTTGTAGATCCGGCGCGTTGA
- a CDS encoding O-antigen ligase family protein yields the protein MILTVESHQRRITEGILFLSAALFAGWALVQGETKLWVYLFGGLAITITVFRVDESILPVILLLTLALGSSFRQDISDSSFYVRFLVLGLVAVRGLMLFLRSNANRQPQQQTGSTLLHWLFFLAGVIGTVSSPISIDPVTSLQRAISFLMLFFIIYIYFWFRCDAPAVCERYAISVRKGFAIILAVGCVLLISRVPGMYVGGRLRLVMGNPNQLGHYCAFMAPLLVWYLFEKARKQGRVLAIILAIVSLLALVLSGSRGGLLAAAVGLLVQFTLCYRKRLGFLLAGILFFGSIHLLFIKDTENDYQANESFFQDTVIRKETLESGSGRKEVWKASHRLIEKRPYFGYGFGVVDRLFQKGYFPIIREFQGGHVHNSYLEELLNMGWLGAFPLFGSLLYVLIIGVAHVINPGLSTANYRFTVALFSVFLVGLVSSSVESWFTSVGSVFCFPFWLACALFLKMARQYNDWRPAIAS from the coding sequence ATGATACTGACGGTGGAAAGTCATCAACGGCGGATCACCGAAGGAATCCTTTTCTTGTCTGCCGCGCTCTTCGCCGGATGGGCGCTTGTCCAAGGCGAGACCAAACTCTGGGTGTACTTATTCGGAGGCCTGGCCATCACGATCACCGTATTTCGTGTCGACGAATCCATTCTGCCTGTCATTCTTTTGCTTACACTCGCTCTGGGTAGCTCCTTTCGACAAGACATTTCAGACAGCAGTTTCTACGTTCGATTTCTAGTTTTGGGGTTGGTGGCCGTTCGCGGCCTAATGCTTTTTCTGCGTTCGAACGCAAATCGCCAACCGCAGCAACAAACGGGCAGCACGCTTCTCCATTGGTTATTCTTTCTCGCCGGCGTGATCGGAACCGTGAGCTCACCGATATCCATTGACCCCGTGACCTCTCTTCAACGAGCGATATCGTTTCTCATGCTCTTTTTCATTATTTACATTTATTTTTGGTTTCGTTGTGACGCCCCCGCCGTATGCGAACGATATGCAATATCTGTTCGAAAGGGCTTCGCAATTATTCTCGCAGTCGGCTGCGTTTTGTTGATTTCGCGCGTTCCGGGGATGTACGTCGGGGGTAGACTTCGGCTCGTCATGGGGAATCCAAACCAGTTAGGACACTATTGTGCGTTTATGGCCCCTCTCCTCGTCTGGTACCTTTTTGAAAAGGCGCGGAAACAAGGACGAGTCCTGGCAATTATTCTTGCGATCGTTTCTCTATTGGCTCTCGTCCTGTCGGGTTCTCGGGGAGGCCTGCTTGCCGCCGCCGTAGGGTTATTGGTTCAATTCACGCTGTGTTACCGAAAACGACTCGGTTTTCTTCTGGCGGGTATTCTTTTCTTTGGATCGATCCACTTGCTGTTTATCAAAGACACAGAAAATGATTACCAAGCGAACGAATCATTTTTTCAGGACACCGTGATTCGAAAGGAGACACTTGAATCCGGAAGCGGCCGAAAGGAAGTCTGGAAGGCGTCGCACCGCTTAATTGAGAAACGTCCATATTTTGGATACGGATTTGGAGTCGTCGATCGGCTGTTCCAAAAGGGCTATTTCCCCATCATTCGTGAATTTCAAGGGGGCCATGTCCACAATAGCTACCTCGAAGAATTACTGAATATGGGATGGCTCGGTGCGTTTCCTCTTTTTGGATCCCTACTGTATGTCCTCATTATTGGAGTTGCGCACGTCATTAATCCCGGGCTTTCCACGGCGAACTATCGGTTCACGGTAGCTCTCTTCTCGGTTTTTCTCGTGGGTCTTGTGTCGAGCTCAGTGGAGAGTTGGTTCACTTCCGTCGGAAGCGTCTTCTGTTTTCCCTTTTGGTTGGCGTGCGCCCTGTTCCTAAAGATGGCCCGGCAATACAACGACTGGAGGCCTGCCATCGCGTCCTAG